One Arthrobacter sp. StoSoilB20 DNA segment encodes these proteins:
- a CDS encoding ABC transporter ATP-binding protein has protein sequence MSEQNQQKKRGWAAKAEAAKDAKATAEAEVATEVLDDDDFVEEEYVPSEADGGMFGDVPAKKAKAFWPSAKRLMGLLKPESVGVYIVIGLVVVSVVLNVIAPKVLGNAMDVIFGGVMGKQIPEGVSQEQFVELMRQQGQGNFADMVSKMELTNGIDFPKLTFLISIVLLMYFVANIFLWAQGWLLNRIVMRVIKQLRNDVQKKLNRLPLNYFDTRQRGDILSRVTNDVDNVQQGLQQAFAQLVSSVLTVLGITVMMFIVSWELALIALIALPLSGIVAGVIGARSQKLFAAQWKNTGTLNGQIEESFSGHDLVKVFGRDADMLERFDEKNEELYKASFGAQFVSGVIFPAMNFVSYLSYVGIAVVGGLRVASGSMSLGDATAFIQYSREFTQPLGQIAGMANMLQSGVASAERVFEFLDAEEEVEENGTRHLPAKTDGHVEFEHVSFSYVEDKPLIEDLSFAAEPGHTVAIVGPTGAGKTTLVNLVMRFYELNAGRITLDGVDIKDLTRSELRSKVGMVLQDAWLFGGTIYDNIKYGNLDATEDQIMEAAKATYVDRFVRALPDGYQTIIDEEGNNVSAGEKQLITIARAFVSDPSLLILDEATSSVDTRTELLLQKAMAALRTDRTSFVIAHRLSTIRDADTILVMENGKIVEQGNHARLLALQGAYYRLYMSQFAGEEETAVDDSTAVHS, from the coding sequence ATGAGCGAGCAGAACCAGCAGAAGAAGCGTGGCTGGGCCGCCAAAGCCGAGGCCGCCAAGGATGCCAAGGCAACAGCCGAGGCCGAGGTGGCAACAGAGGTCCTGGACGACGACGACTTCGTAGAAGAGGAATACGTTCCTTCGGAGGCCGACGGCGGCATGTTCGGCGATGTTCCGGCCAAGAAAGCAAAGGCGTTCTGGCCCTCGGCCAAGCGCCTCATGGGCCTGCTGAAGCCAGAGAGCGTCGGCGTGTACATCGTGATCGGCCTCGTGGTGGTCTCAGTTGTCCTCAACGTCATCGCCCCCAAGGTCCTTGGCAACGCCATGGACGTCATTTTCGGTGGCGTCATGGGCAAGCAGATCCCCGAAGGGGTCTCCCAGGAACAGTTCGTCGAGCTGATGCGCCAGCAGGGGCAAGGCAACTTTGCGGACATGGTGTCCAAGATGGAGCTCACCAACGGGATCGATTTCCCCAAGCTGACGTTCCTGATTTCGATCGTGCTCCTGATGTACTTTGTGGCCAACATTTTCCTGTGGGCCCAAGGCTGGTTGCTCAACCGGATCGTCATGCGGGTCATCAAGCAGCTCCGCAACGATGTCCAGAAGAAGCTGAACCGGCTTCCGCTGAACTACTTCGACACCCGCCAGCGTGGTGACATCCTCTCCCGCGTTACCAACGACGTCGACAACGTCCAGCAGGGCCTGCAGCAGGCTTTCGCTCAGCTGGTCAGCTCCGTGCTGACCGTCCTGGGCATCACCGTCATGATGTTCATCGTGTCCTGGGAGCTGGCTTTGATCGCCCTGATCGCGTTGCCGCTCTCCGGCATCGTGGCAGGTGTCATCGGCGCGCGCAGCCAGAAGCTCTTCGCGGCACAGTGGAAGAACACCGGCACCCTCAACGGACAGATCGAGGAATCGTTCTCCGGGCACGACCTCGTGAAGGTGTTCGGCCGTGACGCGGACATGCTGGAGCGCTTTGACGAGAAGAACGAGGAACTCTACAAAGCCTCCTTCGGCGCGCAGTTTGTTTCCGGCGTGATCTTCCCGGCCATGAACTTTGTGTCCTACCTGTCCTATGTAGGCATCGCAGTGGTAGGCGGCCTTCGGGTGGCTTCGGGCTCCATGAGCCTGGGCGATGCCACGGCATTCATCCAGTACTCCCGTGAGTTCACCCAGCCGCTGGGGCAGATTGCCGGCATGGCGAACATGCTCCAGTCCGGCGTAGCCTCAGCCGAGCGTGTCTTCGAGTTCCTTGACGCTGAGGAAGAGGTAGAGGAGAACGGCACCCGCCACCTGCCCGCCAAGACCGACGGCCACGTTGAGTTCGAACATGTCTCGTTCAGCTATGTGGAGGACAAGCCGCTCATTGAGGATCTGTCCTTCGCTGCAGAACCGGGGCACACCGTTGCAATCGTTGGACCAACAGGTGCCGGCAAGACCACCCTGGTAAACCTCGTCATGCGTTTCTACGAGCTCAACGCCGGCCGGATCACTTTGGACGGTGTGGACATCAAGGACCTCACCCGTTCCGAGCTCCGGTCCAAGGTGGGCATGGTGCTGCAGGATGCCTGGCTCTTCGGCGGGACCATCTACGACAACATCAAGTACGGCAACCTGGACGCCACAGAGGACCAGATCATGGAAGCAGCCAAGGCCACCTATGTGGACCGGTTCGTCCGTGCACTGCCTGACGGCTACCAGACGATCATTGATGAAGAAGGAAACAACGTCAGTGCCGGTGAGAAGCAGCTCATCACCATTGCCCGCGCGTTCGTTTCCGATCCTTCCCTGCTGATCCTGGACGAAGCCACCAGCTCCGTGGATACCCGCACCGAGTTGCTGCTGCAGAAGGCCATGGCTGCCCTCCGCACGGACCGGACCAGCTTTGTGATCGCGCACCGGCTCTCCACCATCCGGGACGCCGATACCATCCTTGTCATGGAGAACGGCAAGATCGTCGAGCAGGGCAACCACGCCCGGTTGCTCGCCCTCCAAGGCGCGTACTACCGGCTGTACATGTCCCAGTTCGCGGGTGAGGAAGAGACCGCCGTGGACGATTCGACGGCGGTGCACAGCTGA